A stretch of the Esox lucius isolate fEsoLuc1 chromosome 2, fEsoLuc1.pri, whole genome shotgun sequence genome encodes the following:
- the fbxo22 gene encoding F-box only protein 22 — protein MDENTAFPGASDESKAEYILSNVAEVVERILTFVPTKSLLKMTCVCKLWRNCARRVLRVQQNMTWVSASGPSNCDGHALCPKLADEVENIYILPKTVLVMVDSETFNGQDCCYKQKKARKSHHGPDSIEELNGLFPKGCDIMGVATPGIVLTPTGSHSGAPKEFQEGEAGYAIMFPRMEGVDIRPFHFCKNTISEANLVEAGLVNNTDLRVVLLFGYDAFKPGAARFLNQVLEPLARSKVLIAGGHVENVFSPKRKCCDRGSYGVVGLTLSGPKIQGASVLLEQDVSSAKAAEAIIQRLKAANLPERNTLGFMFACVGRGHNYYNNQRNVEADTFRKVFPNIPLFGFFGNGEIGCDRIVKEDYNLCDMDSDGLQHGYTTVMTLVHLG, from the exons ATGGATGAAAACACAGCTTTTCCCGGAGCTTCAGATGAAAGCAAAGCCGAATACATACTTAGCAATGTAGCAGAAGTCGTGGAGAGAATCTTAACGTTTGTACCAACCAAATCCCTGCTCAAAATGACGTG TGTTTGCAAACTGTGGAGGAACTGTGCACGTAGGGTTCTGAGGGTCCAGCAGAACATGACGTGGGTGTCTGCCTCTGGCCCGTCCAACTGTGACGGCCATGCGCTCTGCCCCAAACTGGCTGACGAAGTAGAG aatatataCATACTGCCCAAAACAGTCTTGGTTATGGTGGACAGTGAGACCTTCAATGGACAAGACTGTtgctacaaacaaaaaaagg CACGTAAGTCACATCACGGCCCAGACTCAATTGAGGAGCTGAATGGACTGTTCCCTAAGGGATGTGACATCATGGGCGTCGCCACTCCCGGCATCGTCT TAACTCCCACTGGCTCCCACTCTGGTGCACCCAAGGAGTTCCAAGAAGGAGAGGCTGGCTACGCTATCATGTTTCCCAGGATGGAGGGAGTGGACATCCGCCCTTTTCACTTCTGCAAGAACACCATTTCAGAGGCAAATCTGGTGGAAGCAG GCCTGGTGAACAACACTGATCTACGGGTGGTGCTGTTGTTTGGCTATGACGCCTTTAAACCCGGAGCTGCTCGCTTCCTCAACCAGGTGCTAGAGCCACTGGCACGCAGCAAGGTTCTCATTGCCGGTGGACATGTGGAGAACGTCTTCTCCCCTAAAAGAAAGTG CTGTGATCGGGGATCTTATGGTGTGGTGGGTCTAACCCTGAGCGGCCCCAAGATCCAGGGGGCCAGTGTTCTGCTGGAGCAGGATGTGAGCAGTGCCAAGGCAGCGGAGGCCATCATTCAGAGGCTGAAGGCTGCCAACCTCCCAGAGAGGAACACCCTGGGATTCATGTTTGCCTGCGTGGGCCGTGGacacaactactacaacaacCAGCGCAACGTGGAGGCCGACACCTTCCGCAAGGTCTTCCCTAATATCCCTCTCTTTGGTTTCTTTGGAAACGGGGAGATTGGGTGTGATCGTATCGTGAAGGAGGACTATAACCTGTGTGACATGGATTCCGACGGTCTACAGCATGGATACACCACTGTCATGACCCTGGTCCATCTGGGCTGA
- the tpma gene encoding tropomyosin alpha-4 chain isoform X4: protein MAGPTSLEAVKRKIKTLQEQADSAEESAERLQKQLRLERDARESAEADVASLNRRIQLVEEELDRAQERLATALTKLEEAEKAADESERGMKVIENRASKDEEKMELQEIQLKEAKHIAEEADRKYEEVARKLVIIESDLERTEERAELSEGKCSELEEELKTVTNNLKSLEAQAEKYSQKEDKYEEEIKVLTDKLKEAETRAEFAERSVAKLEKTIDDLEDPLYQQLEKNRLLSNELRVVLNQD, encoded by the exons ATGGCTGGGCCAACGTCGTTGGAAGCtgtgaaaaggaaaataaaaaccctACAAGAACAGGCGGACAGTGCAGAGGAGTCGGCAGAGAGGTTACAGAAGCAACTGCGGCTGGAGAGGGATGCGAGGGAATCA GCTGAGGCTGATGTCGCCTCCCTGAACAGACGTATCCAGCTGGTTGAGGAGGAGTTGGATCGTGCTCAGGAGCGTCTGGCCACAGCTCTGACTAAGCTGGAGGAGGCTGAGAAGGCTGCCGATGAGAGTGAGAG AGGCATGAAGGTTATTGAGAACAGGGCGTCGAAGGATGAGGAGAAAATGGAGTTGCAAGAGATCCAGCTGAAGGAGGCGAAGCACATCGCTGAGGAGGCTGATAGAAAATACGAGGAG GTCGCTCGCAAGCTGGTCATCATTGAGAGTGATCTGGAACGTACAGAGGAGCGTGCTGAATTGTCTGAGGG CAAATGCTCTGAGCTTGAGGAAGAGTTAAAGACAGTCACAAACAACCTGAAGTCTCTTGAGGCTCAGGCAGAGAAG TACTCACAGAAGGAGGACAAGTATGAGGAGGAGATCAAGGTTCTTACAGACAAGCTGAAGGAG GCTGAGACCCGTGCTGAGTTTGCTGAGAGGTCCGTTGCGAAGCTTGAGAAGACCATTGATGATCTGGAGG ACCCTCTGTACCAGCAGCTTGAGAAAAACCGCCTCCTTTCCAATGAACTGAGAGTGGTATTAAATCAGGATTGA
- the tpma gene encoding tropomyosin alpha-1 chain isoform X2: MAGPTSLEAVKRKIKTLQEQADSAEESAERLQKQLRLERDARESAEADVASLNRRIQLVEEELDRAQERLATALTKLEEAEKAADESERGMKVIENRASKDEEKMELQEIQLKEAKHIAEEADRKYEEVARKLVIIESDLERTEERAELSEGKCSELEEELKTVTNNLKSLEAQAEKYSQKEDKYEEEIKVLTDKLKEAETRAEFAERSVAKLEKTIDDLEDELYAQKLKYKAISEELDHALNDMTSI; the protein is encoded by the exons ATGGCTGGGCCAACGTCGTTGGAAGCtgtgaaaaggaaaataaaaaccctACAAGAACAGGCGGACAGTGCAGAGGAGTCGGCAGAGAGGTTACAGAAGCAACTGCGGCTGGAGAGGGATGCGAGGGAATCA GCTGAGGCTGATGTCGCCTCCCTGAACAGACGTATCCAGCTGGTTGAGGAGGAGTTGGATCGTGCTCAGGAGCGTCTGGCCACAGCTCTGACTAAGCTGGAGGAGGCTGAGAAGGCTGCCGATGAGAGTGAGAG AGGCATGAAGGTTATTGAGAACAGGGCGTCGAAGGATGAGGAGAAAATGGAGTTGCAAGAGATCCAGCTGAAGGAGGCGAAGCACATCGCTGAGGAGGCTGATAGAAAATACGAGGAG GTCGCTCGCAAGCTGGTCATCATTGAGAGTGATCTGGAACGTACAGAGGAGCGTGCTGAATTGTCTGAGGG CAAATGCTCTGAGCTTGAGGAAGAGTTAAAGACAGTCACAAACAACCTGAAGTCTCTTGAGGCTCAGGCAGAGAAG TACTCACAGAAGGAGGACAAGTATGAGGAGGAGATCAAGGTTCTTACAGACAAGCTGAAGGAG GCTGAGACCCGTGCTGAGTTTGCTGAGAGGTCCGTTGCGAAGCTTGAGAAGACCATTGATGATCTGGAGG ACGAGTTGTATGCGCAGAAGCTGAAGTACAAGGCTATCAGCGAGGAGTTGGACCACGCCCTCAACGACATGACCTCCAT TTAA
- the tpma gene encoding tropomyosin alpha-1 chain isoform X1, translated as MDAIKKKMQMLKLDKENALDRAEGAEGDKKAAEDKSKQLEDDLVTLQKKLKGTEDELDKYSESLKDAQEKLELAEKKATDAEADVASLNRRIQLVEEELDRAQERLATALTKLEEAEKAADESERGMKVIENRASKDEEKMELQEIQLKEAKHIAEEADRKYEEVARKLVIIESDLERTEERAELSEGKCSELEEELKTVTNNLKSLEAQAEKYSQKEDKYEEEIKVLTDKLKEAETRAEFAERSVAKLEKTIDDLEDELYAQKLKYKAISEELDHALNDMTSI; from the exons ATGGATGCCATCAAGAAGAAGATGCAGATGCTTAAGCTCGACAAGGAGAATGCCTTGGACAGAGCTGAAGGAGCTGAGGGAGACAAAAAGGCAGCGGAGGACAAGAGCAAACAG CTTGAGGATGACCTGGTAACTCTGCAGAAAAAGCTGAAAGGAACAGAGGATGAGTTGGACAAGTACTCCGAGTCTCTAAAGGATGCCCAGGAAAAACTTGAGCTCGCTGAAAAGAAAGCCACAGAC GCTGAGGCTGATGTCGCCTCCCTGAACAGACGTATCCAGCTGGTTGAGGAGGAGTTGGATCGTGCTCAGGAGCGTCTGGCCACAGCTCTGACTAAGCTGGAGGAGGCTGAGAAGGCTGCCGATGAGAGTGAGAG AGGCATGAAGGTTATTGAGAACAGGGCGTCGAAGGATGAGGAGAAAATGGAGTTGCAAGAGATCCAGCTGAAGGAGGCGAAGCACATCGCTGAGGAGGCTGATAGAAAATACGAGGAG GTCGCTCGCAAGCTGGTCATCATTGAGAGTGATCTGGAACGTACAGAGGAGCGTGCTGAATTGTCTGAGGG CAAATGCTCTGAGCTTGAGGAAGAGTTAAAGACAGTCACAAACAACCTGAAGTCTCTTGAGGCTCAGGCAGAGAAG TACTCACAGAAGGAGGACAAGTATGAGGAGGAGATCAAGGTTCTTACAGACAAGCTGAAGGAG GCTGAGACCCGTGCTGAGTTTGCTGAGAGGTCCGTTGCGAAGCTTGAGAAGACCATTGATGATCTGGAGG ACGAGTTGTATGCGCAGAAGCTGAAGTACAAGGCTATCAGCGAGGAGTTGGACCACGCCCTCAACGACATGACCTCCAT TTAA
- the tpma gene encoding tropomyosin alpha-1 chain isoform X3 — protein MDAIKKKMQMLKLDKENALDRAEGAEGDKKAAEDKSKQLEDDLVTLQKKLKGTEDELDKYSESLKDAQEKLELAEKKATDAEADVASLNRRIQLVEEELDRAQERLATALTKLEEAEKAADESERGMKVIENRASKDEEKMELQEIQLKEAKHIAEEADRKYEEVARKLVIIESDLERTEERAELSEGKCSELEEELKTVTNNLKSLEAQAEKYSQKEDKYEEEIKVLTDKLKEAETRAEFAERSVAKLEKTIDDLEDPLYQQLEKNRLLSNELRVVLNQD, from the exons ATGGATGCCATCAAGAAGAAGATGCAGATGCTTAAGCTCGACAAGGAGAATGCCTTGGACAGAGCTGAAGGAGCTGAGGGAGACAAAAAGGCAGCGGAGGACAAGAGCAAACAG CTTGAGGATGACCTGGTAACTCTGCAGAAAAAGCTGAAAGGAACAGAGGATGAGTTGGACAAGTACTCCGAGTCTCTAAAGGATGCCCAGGAAAAACTTGAGCTCGCTGAAAAGAAAGCCACAGAC GCTGAGGCTGATGTCGCCTCCCTGAACAGACGTATCCAGCTGGTTGAGGAGGAGTTGGATCGTGCTCAGGAGCGTCTGGCCACAGCTCTGACTAAGCTGGAGGAGGCTGAGAAGGCTGCCGATGAGAGTGAGAG AGGCATGAAGGTTATTGAGAACAGGGCGTCGAAGGATGAGGAGAAAATGGAGTTGCAAGAGATCCAGCTGAAGGAGGCGAAGCACATCGCTGAGGAGGCTGATAGAAAATACGAGGAG GTCGCTCGCAAGCTGGTCATCATTGAGAGTGATCTGGAACGTACAGAGGAGCGTGCTGAATTGTCTGAGGG CAAATGCTCTGAGCTTGAGGAAGAGTTAAAGACAGTCACAAACAACCTGAAGTCTCTTGAGGCTCAGGCAGAGAAG TACTCACAGAAGGAGGACAAGTATGAGGAGGAGATCAAGGTTCTTACAGACAAGCTGAAGGAG GCTGAGACCCGTGCTGAGTTTGCTGAGAGGTCCGTTGCGAAGCTTGAGAAGACCATTGATGATCTGGAGG ACCCTCTGTACCAGCAGCTTGAGAAAAACCGCCTCCTTTCCAATGAACTGAGAGTGGTATTAAATCAGGATTGA